In Gopherus flavomarginatus isolate rGopFla2 chromosome 5, rGopFla2.mat.asm, whole genome shotgun sequence, one DNA window encodes the following:
- the AMIGO1 gene encoding amphoterin-induced protein 1, translating into MWLWYLAPGQCLGLSCGKVWLLVLLLLGCGLAREGGSILNCPPKCVCASNIISCSKLGLGVIPTKLPRFTAILDLSHNNLTRLRADWTPTRFPHLHSLLLNHNALGFISTEAFCHVPHLRYLDLSSNSIKVLEELLFSQLQELEVLLLYNNQIAQMDRSAFDDMARLQKLYLSQNQISRFPMELVKDRAKLPDLALLDLSANKIKGLPVAALKGLPAWMKNGLYLHSNPLSCDCGLYELFTHWHARQLSSVVDFREELVCSLPLAKRSVSVFTLNSQDSLNCSEFKEHMLEAYLGDTLTINCDTKVRGATTREWVTPNNRRFPEETANSTMTVLSNGSLQIRLVRVEDMGTYTCYAVSQAFNETLYVDVMVHNFTQHGPHDTLNTAYTTLVGCILSVILVLIYLYLTPCRCCCRGNEKLAAQPEDSINSSMLSTTPNHNPEAAGRKGSLSHLAASGPMQGQNGKVKPNSTPKQLARRAQKAPRKMSDPDSVSSVFSDTPIVV; encoded by the coding sequence ATGTGGCTTTGGTACCTAGCACCTGGTCAATGCCTGGGGCTGAGCTGCGGGAAAGTCTGGCTCCTGGTCCTCTTGCTGCTGGGTTGCGGCCTTGCCCGGGAAGGGGGGTCGATCCTGAACTGCcccccaaaatgtgtgtgtgcCAGCAACATTATCAGCTGCTCCAAGCTGGGCCTGGGAGTCATCCCCACTAAGCTGCCTCGCTTCACAGCCATCCTGGACCTCAGCCACAACAACCTGACCCGTCTGCGGGCGGACTGGACCCCTACCCgcttcccccacctccactccctgcTGCTCAACCACAACGCCCTGGGCTTCATCTCCACAGAGGCCTTCTGCCACGTCCCGCACCTGCGGTACCTGGACCTTTCCTCCAACAGCATCAAGGTGCTGGAGGagttgctcttcagccagctgcAGGAGCTGGAGGTGCTGCTGCTCTACAACAACCAGATCGCCCAGATGGACCGCAGTGCTTTCGATGACATGGCCAGGCTGCAGAAACTCTACCTGAGCCAGAACCAGATCTCCCGCTTCcccatggagctggtgaaggACCGGGCCAAGCTGCCCGACCTGGCCCTGCTGGACCTTTCTGCCAACAAAATCAAGGGCCTGCCGGTCGCGGCCCTGAAAGGCCTCCCCGCCTGGATGAAAAACGGGCTCTACCTCCACAGCAACCCGCTGAGCTGTGACTGTGGGCTGTACGAGCTCTTCACGCACTGGCACGCACGCCAGCTCAGCTCGGTGGTGGACTTCCGGGAGGAGCTGGTGTGCAGCCTGCCCCTGGCCAAGCGCAGCGTCAGCGTCTTCACCCTCAACAGCCAGGACTCCCTCAACTGCAGCGAGTTCAAGGAGCACATGCTGGAGGCCTACCTGGGGGACACATTGACCATCAACTGCGACACCAAGGTCCGGGGCGCGACCACCAGGGAATGGGTGACCCCAAACAACAGGCGCTTCCCGGAGGAGACCGCCAACAGCACCATGACAGTGCTGAGCAATGGCAGCCTGCAGATCCGCCTCGTCCGGGTGGAGGACATGGGCACGTACACCTGCTACGCGGTCAGCCAGGCCTTCAACGAGACCCTCTATGTTGATGTGATGGTTCACAACTTCACCCAGCACGGACCTCACGACACGCTGAACACGGCCTACACCACGCTGGTTGGCTGCATCCTCAGCGTCATCCTGGTGCTCATCTACCTGTACCTGACACCGTGCCGCTGCTGCTGCCGCGGCAACGAGAAGCTGGCTGCCCAGCCGGAGGACAGCATCAACTCCTCCATGCTCAGCACCACGCCCAACCACAACCCCGAGGCGGCTGGTCGCAAGGGAAGCCTCAGCCACCTCGCGGCTTCCGGCCCCATGCAAGGCCAGAACGGCAAGGTCAAGCCCAACAGCACGCCCAAACAGCTGGCCAGGAGGGCCCAGAAGGCCCCCAGGAAAATGTCAGACCCGGACTCTGTCAGCTCTGTATTCTCGGACACGCCCATCGTAGTGTAG